A window of Pseudomonadota bacterium genomic DNA:
CCGCCGATCTCCGGCGGAGCGTTGGGCGGTGCTTCGACGGTGATCGTGAACGGGCCGATCGAGTCCGTCAGCTCGCCGTCGCTGACGGTGATGACGATCCCGGGATAAGAGCCCTCGTCAACTTCGCCCGGTGTGCCTGAGAGGACTCCCGTGCCGCTGTCGAAGGTCGCCCAAGGGGGGCGGTTGGTGATGCTGAAGCTGAGATCGTCGTCGTCCGGGTCGGACGCCTCGGGCTCGAATCGATAGGGTTCCCCGCTGATAACCTCCAACGGCGGATCACCGCTGATCTGCGGCGGATCATTCGGCGGCGGCTGCACGGTGATCGAGAAGGGCCCGAGCGAATCGGTCAGCTCGCCGTCGCTCACGATGACCACGATGCCGGGATACTCGCCCTGATCTGCCTCCACCGGTGTGCCCGACAGGGCCCCGGTGTCCGTGTCGAAGGCGGCCCAGGGAGGCGCGTTGGCGATGCTGAAGGTGAGAGCGTCACCGTCCGGATCCGATGCGACCGGCTCGAACCGGTACGGCTCACCGGCCACCACCTGCTGCGGCGGCGTCCCCGAGATCTCCGGCGCTTCGTTCGGCGGCGGTTGCACGGTGATGGAGAAGGGCCCCAGCGAATCGGTCAGCTCGCCGTCGCTCACGATGATGACGATGCCGGGATACTCGCCCTCGTCGGCCTCGGTCGGCGTGCCGGAGAGCGTTCCGGTGTTGGTGTCGAATGCGGCCCATTCGGGCGCGTTGGCGATGCTGAAGCTCAGCTCGTCTCCGTCGGGGTCCGACGCCTGCGGTTCGAACTGATAGGGTTCGCCGGCGATGACTTGGGCGGGCGGATCACCGCTGATCTGCGGCGGGTCGTTTGGCGGTGGCTCGACGGCGATGGCGAAGGCACCGAGTGATGCCGTTAGCTCACCGTCACTGACGCTGATGACGATGCCGGAGTAGACGCCCTGGTCCGCCTCACCCGGCGTGCCGGAGAGCGCGCCGGTGACGCTGTCGAACGCGGCCCATTCGGGCCGCCTGGCGATGCTGAAGGTCAAGTCGTCGCCGTCCGGGTCCGACGCCACCGGCTCGAACAGGTAAAGCGCACCGACGATGACCTGCGCAGGCGGGTTGCCCGAAATCTCCGGCGGCTCGTTTGGCGGCGGCTCATCGTCCTCGTCCTCCGTCGGCTCGACCGTGATGGCGAACGGGCCGAGCGAGTCGGTGAGACTCCCGTCACTTACGGTGATGACGATGCCGCTGTACACCCCCTGGTCCGCCTCGCTCGGCGTACCGGCGAGGCTGCCGGTGGCCGTGTCGAAGCTGGCCCAGCCCGGCGCGTTGACGATGCTGAACGCGAGGTCGTCGCCGTCGGGGTCAGAGGCGACGGGGTCGAAGCTGTAGGGCTCCCCGACGACCACCTCGGCCGGTGGATTCCCCATGATCTCTGGCGGATCGTTCGGCGGCGCCTCGACGGTCACGGAGAACGGCCCGATCGAATCGACCAGCTCGCCATCGCTCACGGTGATCAAGATGCCCGTATAGGCGCCCTGGTCCGCTTCCTCCGGCGTGCCAACGAGGGCGCCGGTGGCCGTGTCGAAGTCCGCCCAGGGTGGCGGGTTGGTCGCGCTGAAGGTGAGCGCGTCGCCGTCCGGGTCAGACGCCGTAGGCTGGAATATGTACTGCTCGGTGGCGAAAACCTGGGCGGGCGGAATACCAGTGATTTCAGGGGGTGCGTTCGGCGGCGGCTCGACACTGATGGCGAACGGGCCGAGCGTATCCGTTAGCTGGCCATCGCTGACCGTGATGACAATACCGAGATAGCGACCCTGGTCGGCTTGGCTCGGTGTGCCAGAGAGCGCACCGGTGACGCCGTCGAAGCTTGCCCATGATGGCCGGTTGACGATGCTGAAGCTCAGCTCGTCGCCGTCGGCGTCGGACGCTGTAGGCTCGAAAAGATAGCCTTCGCCGACGACGATCTCAGGCGATGGGCTGCCCATGATTTGCGGCGCGGTGTTCCGCGGCGGGTCGACGGTGATCGAAAACGGACCCAAGGAATCGGTTAGAGCGCCATCGCTGACGATGATCACGACACCGGGGTACAGGCCTTGGTCGGCATCGCTCGGCATGCCGGACAAAGAGCCCGTGCCGCTGTCGAAGGCGCTCCAAGGGGGTGGGTTGGCGATGCTGAACGTAAGGTCATCGCCGTTGGGATCATACGCCGTCGGCGTGAACTGATAAGGATCACCTGCGAACACCTGCAAGGGCGGTTCCCCGAGGATCAGCGGCGGATCGTTCACAGGTGGGTCGGGCGGCGGTGGCTCCTCGATCGGACGGGGCTCGACCATGATGGAGAAGGGGCCGAGAGAGTCGGTCAGCGTGCCATCGCTCACGGCGATGACGATACCGGGATATTCGCCCACGTCCGCATCGCTCGGCGAGCCTGACAGCAGCCCGGTGCTCGTTTCGAAGCTTGCCCACGAGGGGATGGCGTCGATGCTGAAGGTCAGCTCGTCGCCCTCAGGGTCAGCCGCCAGGGGCTGGAACCGGTAGGGCTCGCCAGCGATGACCTGCGCGGGAGGGTTGCCGGCGATTTCCGGTGGCTCGTTCGCTGGCGGTGGGGGCGCTTCATCCGGTGGCACCTCCACAGTAATCGAGAACGGCCCCAGAGCGCTGGTCAGTTCTCCATCGCTGACGCTAATGACGACCCCCAGGTACTCGCCCTCGTCGGCTTCGCTCGGGGTGCCCGACAGGGACCCGGTAAAGGTGTCGAAGTTCGCCCAGAAGGGTAAGGCGTCCACGCTGAAGGTCAGTTCGTCGCCGTCGGGGTCGGATGCCAGCGGCTCAAATAGGTAAGGCTCCCCGGCGACGATCACCAGCGGTGGATCGCCGACGATCTCCGGTGGCTCATTCGGCGGAGGATCGTCCGCGATGGGCGCGCGCTCGGGCACGAGGCCCTGCAGACCCCCAACGCCGTCGGCACAGGCGGCGAGCCCGGTGGCGATGCCCAGGGCGATAGCGAACCTGAAAAGGAAACACCTAAACGAGCTCAATGGCTTTCCTTGAGACGACCGGACGGGTCGGCCGATCGCGGTTGACGAGTCAGGGATGAGGTCCCTCCGGACCGATCGAGCGGTGTCGGGTGACCGCTTGCCGATCGAAGGCGCCGCGGGCTCTCTGGGGGCTTCTATCGCGATCGTGTCAGGACCGGCTCGCGTCGAACAGCCGAACTGTGTGCAGTCCAAGGTCACTCGACGGCGCAGATGGTAGTGAAACTGATTCGCGTTGGCTATCTCGCGCAGCGTCGCGATCGGCCGATGTCGGCAAGACGTCTAGCCACCACCGGAACCCGTCGTCTCAACTGCGCAACCCGCCTCGGGGAGCGTGTCGGCGACTCACCAAGCTCTTCGGCGTTTTTTGTGGCTGTCAAAGCTTTGAACGAGAGTCGTTTACGCTTAGCATCTCAATTCCGCAACGCGGCAAGCATGGAGCACCGCGGGTCGACGCTAGTCACCACGACACCAGGGAAGAAGTGCATTGTCAGTCTCAAACCCGGATCCGATTCGCACGTCTTCGCGGGCACCGGAAGAGGCTGGCCGGTGGTTGTGGCGCCCAAGACCGCGAGAAAATGCGCGTTTTCGCCTGATCTGCTTTCCCTTCGCCGGTGGCGGTCCACGCGTATTCCAGGGGTGGGACGATCACCTCACGCCCGACATCGAATTCGTCGGTGTGCGCCTGCCCGCCCGCGACAGCCGGTTCGGCGAGCCGCCCATCGGCGACTGGCCCTCGTTGCTTGAGCGCGCCTCGGACGCGTTGACGCCCCTACTCGACAGGCCGTGCGCGTTTTTCGGCCACAGCTTTGGGGCGCGCTTAGCCTTCTTACTCGCCCGTCGCTTCCAGGGGGCGGCCGATAGCCAGCTGCGGCTTCTGGCGCTTTCCGGCTGTTCGCCTCCGCACCGTGGGTTCTTCCATCCCGGCTTGGCCGAGTTGCCCGGTCATGCCTTTTTCAGTCGACTCGGCGAACTGGGCGGGATGCCGGCGGAGGCACTCGATGAGCAAGTATTTCTCGCCTTGGTCGAGCCCGCGCTGCGCGCCGATATCCGCCTTTCCGAGACCTGGCACGACTTGGCGCGCGACAGCGTCGCCCGAGTGCCTGTCGTCGCGTTCGCAGGAGACCACGACACCCTGGCGCCTGCGTTGCACATGCGCGAATGGGCGAACTACGCGCAGCACGGTTTTGACTTCAGCCAGTTGCCTGGCGGGCACTTTTTCCTCCGTGATCAGACGGCGACCTTACTCGCCACCGTCGATCGCCAGCTGCGATTGGCGAACGCTGAGCCCCACGCCGGCATGTCTGTGTCCGCCCCTAATTGACAACGATACTCATTCTCAGTTAGATCGAGGCCCATGACTGACACGACGCAACTACCGACGCGCCAAGCGTTGTCGGCGGCCCGACTCGCGCTCGCCTGCCGCGAGCGGGTGCCCGCCGCGCTGCCGTGGGTGCGCTGCGAGCCGGTAGCAGTCGTAGGGATCGGCTGCCGGTTCCCCGGCGCCGATGGGCCCGAGGCTTTCCTGGCCTTGCTTCGTGAAGGTCGCGAGGCCATCGGCGAGCTGCCGCCCTCGCGCTGGTCGACGGCGGATTGCTTCGACCCCGATCCGGATGCGCCCGGCAAGACCTACGTCACGCGCGGCGGCTACCTGGATGACGTCAGTGGTTTCGACGCGCCCCAGTTCGGGATCGCCCGCGCCGAGGCCCAGGCGATGGATCCCCAGCAACGCCTGCTGCTGGAGACGTCGCTGCACGCGCTGGAACACGCGGCGATCGCCCCCGAGTCCCTGTACGACACGCAGGTCGGGGTGTTCGTCGGGGTCAGCAGCGCCGACTACGCCGCGTTGCTGCGCGAGCGCACGGCGCTGACCGATATCGACGGCTACGTGTCCACCGGCAACGCCTTCAGCGTCGCTGCCGGCCGGATCTCCTACGCACTCGGCTTGAAGGGTCCGAGCCTGGCGGTTGATACGGCCTGCTCCTCGTCCTTGGTCGCGGTACACCTGGCCATGCAAAGCCTGCAGCTGCGCGAATGCCGGGTGGCGCTGGCCGGCGGTGTCAACCTTCTGTTGAGGCCGGAGTCGACCATCGATTTCGCCAAGGCCCGCATGCTGGCTCCCGACGGGCGGGTGAAGGCGTACGACGCTGCGGCCAACGGTTTCGTTCGCGGCGAGGGATGCGGCGTGGTCGTGCTGAAGCGCCTATCGGATGCGATCGCCGACGGGGATGACGTTTGGGCAGTGCTGCGCGGCTCTGCCGTGAACCAGGACGGTCCGTCTAGTGGTTTGACCGCCCCCAACGGCTCGGCGCAGCGAGCCGTGTTACGAGCGGCTCTGGACGCCGCCGGGGTGGATGCGCGCCAGTTGGCGTACGTCGAGGGTCACGGCACGGGCACGGCCCTTGGTGATCCCATCGAGCTCGGTGCCTTGGCCGAGGTGTACGGCGCGGCCCAGGACACGGGCAAGCGGCTGCGGCTCGGCACGGTCAAAGCGAACGTTGGACACCTGGAAAGCGCAGCAGGAGTCGCGGGCCTGATCCGTGCAGTGCTCACGCTGCGCCATCGCGAAGTGTTCGAGCAGCTCAACTTCAATACCCCCAGCAAGCACATCGACTGGAGTGACAGCGGCCTCGAGGTCGCGCGCGAGCCGGCGCCCCTGGAAGCGAGGGACGGCCGCTGGTTAGCGGCGGTGAGTTCCTTCGGCTTCAGCGGCACCAACGCCCACGTCGTGCTCGAAGCGGGCTCCGATCTGCAGCCTGCCGAGACGCGCGGGGAGGGGCCTGCGGTGGTTGTACTGGGCGCCCGCGACAAGGGCCGCCTCGACGCCCTTGCGTCGGCCTGGGCGGACGTCTTCGAGGCGGCGGCGCCCGAGCAACTTGCCACGCTGGCTCGCACGGCGTGGAGCGGGCGCGACCGCGGTGTCGAACGCCTTGCGGCGACCGGCAGCGACGGTCCTGCACTGGCAGCCGCCTTGCGCGCTGCTGTGGCAGGGACCCGGACGGCGGGCGCCTGGCGCGCACGGGTGCGCAGTGGAACGGGGGCCGGCAAGCTCGCTTTCGTGTACCCCGGGCAGGGCACGGTATGGGCGGGCATGGGCCTCGTTCTGCGCGAGCGCGAGCCTGCATTTAGGGACGCTTTGCAGCGGTGCGAGGCGGTGTTGGGCGCGCGCGCCACGCTCGATGCGACGGCCATCGCCGCGGACGCGCCGATCGATACGGGCAAGCTTCAACCGGCCCTGTTCGCCTTTCAGGTGGCGATGACTGCCCTGTTCCGCTCGCGCGGCATCGAGCCGGATTTCGTTCTCGGCCACAGCGTCGGTGAACTGGCCGCAGCGTGGGCGGCGGACGTCCTGGATCTGGAGGATGCTGCGCGCTTGGTGCTGGCGCGGGCTGATCATCTGTCAGCGCTGCCCGCGGGCGGAAAGATGGTCGCCGTGGTGCAGGATCCGCGCGCCGTCGAGGCGGCGGTGGGCCGAGCCGACGGTGAGGTGGCTGTCGCGGCGTACAACGGACCTCGCCAGGTGGTGATCTCCGGCGCGATCGAGGCAGTCGATCGCGTACTTGGCGCACTCCAGTGCGACGACGCCCGTACGCTCGCCGTTTCCCACGCTTTTCACAGCCCACTCATGGCGCCGGCGGCCGAAGCCCTTCGTACGGCCGTCTCCTCGGTCAAGTTCCGTCCGCCCCGCACGCCGTTCGTGTCCAGTCGCACGGGGCAGCTGGCGGGTTCCGAGATCGGGCAGCCCGAGCATTGGGTGCGCCAGCTCCTGGAACCCGTTCGCTTCGCAGACGCCGTGGATTCGCTCTGGATGGGCGGCACTCAGGAATTCCTAGAGATCGGCCCCGGGTCGGCGCTTACAGGCTTGATAGGCGAAATCGTCGGCGACGACTCGCAGGTGCTCGCGGTGGCCGCGGCGTCGAAGCGGCGCGGTGAGGCCGTGAGCGTGCTGGATGCGGTGGCAGCGCTCAGCGCGCGCCGTGCAGACCGCGACCTGGCGCCCTGGCTCGGGGCGGGTCCACGCACTGCCGCTGCCCCGCGCACGCCCCTGCAACGCACGCGTTTCTGGCCGGAACCTCCTGCTGACGCAGGGGAGCTTGAACCGGAGGCGAGCGGCGCCGGGGGCGACGTTCGGCGGGCATCGGTGGCCGATTGGGGGTGGGCGCCGACGTTCCGACGCCTGCCGCCACCCCTGCCTACAGCGCTGACCACGCGTGAGCCGATCGTGGTGCTTGGGGATGAGCGAGCCCATTCGGTGCTCGAGCTGCTCGCGGTGGCACAACAACCCGCCACGCGATGCGCGACCGAGTCTCTAGCGCAAGTGCTAGGCGAGGACGAGGCGGGCTGTGCGCACTTGGTCGTGGCGCCGCCAGAGGACGACGATAGGCGATGGGCAGCGCACCTCGCGCAGATCCTTTCGGGCGTGTCTCGGTCCTTCACCCTCACGCTGGTGACTGCCGGCGCCTACGAGGTCACGGGCGTTGAAGGCCTCAACCCGTTTGCAGCGGCAGCAGCAGCGTGCGGGGCCGTGCTGGGCCAGGAACTCGATACGCCTGTCAAGGTGGTTGACCTCGAACCCGGCGCGGTGCCCGACGCGCGAGCGCTTGCCTTCGAAGTGGGTTCAACACTTGGATCGGAAGCGCCGGAGGCGTCGCGGGTCGTCGCTTTCCGAGGGCCTCACCGTTGGGCACTCACGTGCACGCCCACGGCGCTCGCTGCGCGCCAGGCGCATGCCGAGGTTTCCGGTAGCGACAACTCTGAGACCCCCAGGGCTTCGCCGCAGGCGCCAGCTAGGGGGATGACGGTGGCACTGGTCGGTGACCTCTCCTCGGGGCTCGGCGAGCGAATCGCGCGTTTCCTGACCTCGGGCGTCGCCACGCGGCTGGTGCTGATCGGCCCCGCCGCGAAGGACGCTGGCGGCGAGCTGGACGCCAGCGCGACGAACGCCGCCAGCCACGCGCAGGCTATCGAAGCCCTTCGCCAAATCGCAGATGATCCAGGCCGCATCGTCAGCTTCACCGCGGACCTCGGCGATGGCGGCGCGCTGCGGCAAGCGTTGGACGCTGCGGAAAACGCTTGCGGCCGACTGCACGCCGTGATCCACGCTGGCGCGAGCGGACGCCCGGAAATCGCCCGGCTATTGATTCAGGAACCGCACGCATCCACACGGCGCGTGCTGCGCGAGCGCATCGACGGCATGCCCGCCCTGGCGCACGCGCTCGAGGGCCGCTCGCCAGCCTACGTGCTCGTGGTCACCTCGCTCTCCGCCCACGTCGGTGGCGTCGGCTTCGCAGACTACGCCGCCGCCAATGCCTATGCGGAGTGTTATGTGCGCAGGCACGCGGCGGCCACGGGGGCGCCGTGGTTCAGCGTCGCCTTCGAGGCGCTGGCAGAGGAACTCGGTCACGAGATGGCACGCCTCGAGGAGGGGGATCTGCTGCTGCGCTCCGCGCTCACGGAAACGGAGTTGCA
This region includes:
- a CDS encoding putative Ig domain-containing protein: MSSFRCFLFRFAIALGIATGLAACADGVGGLQGLVPERAPIADDPPPNEPPEIVGDPPLVIVAGEPYLFEPLASDPDGDELTFSVDALPFWANFDTFTGSLSGTPSEADEGEYLGVVISVSDGELTSALGPFSITVEVPPDEAPPPPANEPPEIAGNPPAQVIAGEPYRFQPLAADPEGDELTFSIDAIPSWASFETSTGLLSGSPSDADVGEYPGIVIAVSDGTLTDSLGPFSIMVEPRPIEEPPPPDPPVNDPPLILGEPPLQVFAGDPYQFTPTAYDPNGDDLTFSIANPPPWSAFDSGTGSLSGMPSDADQGLYPGVVIIVSDGALTDSLGPFSITVDPPRNTAPQIMGSPSPEIVVGEGYLFEPTASDADGDELSFSIVNRPSWASFDGVTGALSGTPSQADQGRYLGIVITVSDGQLTDTLGPFAISVEPPPNAPPEITGIPPAQVFATEQYIFQPTASDPDGDALTFSATNPPPWADFDTATGALVGTPEEADQGAYTGILITVSDGELVDSIGPFSVTVEAPPNDPPEIMGNPPAEVVVGEPYSFDPVASDPDGDDLAFSIVNAPGWASFDTATGSLAGTPSEADQGVYSGIVITVSDGSLTDSLGPFAITVEPTEDEDDEPPPNEPPEISGNPPAQVIVGALYLFEPVASDPDGDDLTFSIARRPEWAAFDSVTGALSGTPGEADQGVYSGIVISVSDGELTASLGAFAIAVEPPPNDPPQISGDPPAQVIAGEPYQFEPQASDPDGDELSFSIANAPEWAAFDTNTGTLSGTPTEADEGEYPGIVIIVSDGELTDSLGPFSITVQPPPNEAPEISGTPPQQVVAGEPYRFEPVASDPDGDALTFSIANAPPWAAFDTDTGALSGTPVEADQGEYPGIVVIVSDGELTDSLGPFSITVQPPPNDPPQISGDPPLEVISGEPYRFEPEASDPDDDDLSFSITNRPPWATFDSGTGVLSGTPGEVDEGSYPGIVITVSDGELTDSIGPFTITVEAPPNAPPEIGGDPPLQVIAGEPYRFQPIATDPDGDELTFSIAARPAWASFDPDTGTLSGTPGAADEGEYPAIVISVSDGELTDALDPFTITVEPPPNRPPEITGDPPAEATAGEPYRFEPVASDPDGDDLSFSIEARPAWASFDPDSGALSGTPSADDEGEYQGIIITVSDGELTDTLGPFAITVELPPIRVDEVALEIEPAESSVDLTYAAIVGADLVSTFGTGVFPLGGSLELEVESAGQEVLSVTFVSLTLDYLVDPDNPVSIFVDVDDNGMLVTVEARFPYDESINPGNPVEAFDPQLWVRADGSGESDIGTQTGTGGQLVLEEPRYAFVGTANTFNSPAAPDGFPLQLNPYNRFSRTFDDAPSDPRFLDGLVSIEGCRVLFHGAFLGYAVAGTGLVQ
- a CDS encoding thioesterase domain-containing protein codes for the protein MWRPRPRENARFRLICFPFAGGGPRVFQGWDDHLTPDIEFVGVRLPARDSRFGEPPIGDWPSLLERASDALTPLLDRPCAFFGHSFGARLAFLLARRFQGAADSQLRLLALSGCSPPHRGFFHPGLAELPGHAFFSRLGELGGMPAEALDEQVFLALVEPALRADIRLSETWHDLARDSVARVPVVAFAGDHDTLAPALHMREWANYAQHGFDFSQLPGGHFFLRDQTATLLATVDRQLRLANAEPHAGMSVSAPN
- a CDS encoding beta-ketoacyl synthase N-terminal-like domain-containing protein → MTDTTQLPTRQALSAARLALACRERVPAALPWVRCEPVAVVGIGCRFPGADGPEAFLALLREGREAIGELPPSRWSTADCFDPDPDAPGKTYVTRGGYLDDVSGFDAPQFGIARAEAQAMDPQQRLLLETSLHALEHAAIAPESLYDTQVGVFVGVSSADYAALLRERTALTDIDGYVSTGNAFSVAAGRISYALGLKGPSLAVDTACSSSLVAVHLAMQSLQLRECRVALAGGVNLLLRPESTIDFAKARMLAPDGRVKAYDAAANGFVRGEGCGVVVLKRLSDAIADGDDVWAVLRGSAVNQDGPSSGLTAPNGSAQRAVLRAALDAAGVDARQLAYVEGHGTGTALGDPIELGALAEVYGAAQDTGKRLRLGTVKANVGHLESAAGVAGLIRAVLTLRHREVFEQLNFNTPSKHIDWSDSGLEVAREPAPLEARDGRWLAAVSSFGFSGTNAHVVLEAGSDLQPAETRGEGPAVVVLGARDKGRLDALASAWADVFEAAAPEQLATLARTAWSGRDRGVERLAATGSDGPALAAALRAAVAGTRTAGAWRARVRSGTGAGKLAFVYPGQGTVWAGMGLVLREREPAFRDALQRCEAVLGARATLDATAIAADAPIDTGKLQPALFAFQVAMTALFRSRGIEPDFVLGHSVGELAAAWAADVLDLEDAARLVLARADHLSALPAGGKMVAVVQDPRAVEAAVGRADGEVAVAAYNGPRQVVISGAIEAVDRVLGALQCDDARTLAVSHAFHSPLMAPAAEALRTAVSSVKFRPPRTPFVSSRTGQLAGSEIGQPEHWVRQLLEPVRFADAVDSLWMGGTQEFLEIGPGSALTGLIGEIVGDDSQVLAVAAASKRRGEAVSVLDAVAALSARRADRDLAPWLGAGPRTAAAPRTPLQRTRFWPEPPADAGELEPEASGAGGDVRRASVADWGWAPTFRRLPPPLPTALTTREPIVVLGDERAHSVLELLAVAQQPATRCATESLAQVLGEDEAGCAHLVVAPPEDDDRRWAAHLAQILSGVSRSFTLTLVTAGAYEVTGVEGLNPFAAAAAACGAVLGQELDTPVKVVDLEPGAVPDARALAFEVGSTLGSEAPEASRVVAFRGPHRWALTCTPTALAARQAHAEVSGSDNSETPRASPQAPARGMTVALVGDLSSGLGERIARFLTSGVATRLVLIGPAAKDAGGELDASATNAASHAQAIEALRQIADDPGRIVSFTADLGDGGALRQALDAAENACGRLHAVIHAGASGRPEIARLLIQEPHASTRRVLRERIDGMPALAHALEGRSPAYVLVVTSLSAHVGGVGFADYAAANAYAECYVRRHAAATGAPWFSVAFEALAEELGHEMARLEEGDLLLRSALTETELQQALERLIPVTADPRAASGERSLLVVPTSAAERIARAFRSATRRQTAGAADAGDRSGRAARDDVERKLVAIWEEFLPGGTVGIDDDFFALGGTSLGAVRILSRIK